In Lycium ferocissimum isolate CSIRO_LF1 unplaced genomic scaffold, AGI_CSIRO_Lferr_CH_V1 ctg23242, whole genome shotgun sequence, a genomic segment contains:
- the LOC132043349 gene encoding TMV resistance protein N-like encodes MVFIQITNPRAFCCGRIRILRLKCLKTLDVSGCSKLKNLPDDLGLLVGLEDLHCTGTTIRTIPSCISLLKNLKHLSLRGCNALGSQVSSLNHGQKSMSVNFHNLSGLCSLTMLDLSDCNISDGGILSNLGFLPSLEGLNLDGGLRVFLNFLQVYKSYMLMNAHLWSALIK; translated from the exons CGTATTTTGAGGTTGAAGTGTCTGAAAACACTTGATGTGTCTGGATGCTCGAAACTTAAAAATTTACCAGATGACTTGGGACTTTTAGTTGGTTTAGAGGACCTCCATTGCACTGGCACAACCATCCGAACAATTCCGTCCTGTATTTCTCTTCTAAAAAACCTTAAGCACTTATCTCTCCGTGGATGTAATGCTTTGGGCTCACAAGTAAGTAGCTTAAACCATGGCCAGAAGTCTATGAGtgtaaattttcataatttatcGGGTCTTTGTTCATTGACCATGCTGGATCTTAGTGACTGCAACATTTCGGACGGAGGCATTTTATCTAATCTTGGGTTCTTACCGTCCTTGGAGGGATTGAATCTCGATG GAGGCTTGAGAGTTTTCCTGAACTTCCTCCAAGTATACAAGAGCTATATGCTTATGAATGCACATCTTTGGAGTGCATTGATCAAGTAA